One Prevotella melaninogenica DNA window includes the following coding sequences:
- a CDS encoding ISL3 family transposase: MNTSIMQNALGVSQQDCQNLRYEGNNLVLEIQTPKEKLCCPVCGSHNINRNGSHIRRFVSVPIGLSKTYLDMRVHRIQCHDCGCIKQENIDFAKGKRRHTIAFANMVFDLSRFATIQDISWFLQVSWDVVRNIQMEFLQSNYSNPDLSMLRRISIDEFATHKGHVYKTIVVDLDNGHIVYVGDGNGKNALDGFWERLGKDKEHIQAVCTDLSAAYTRAVSEHLPNAALVVDHFHVTKLMNEKLDLLRRQLWHEEKDINKRKVIKGTRWLLLRNGNDIFDHAHRNRLENALSLNRPLMIAYYLKEDLKEIWNQCSKQKAKAVLDEWVKQAIESKIQPLMKMASTIRAYKTYILAWYDHYITNGTIEGINNKIKVLKRQIYGFRNEEYFKLRLYALHDRSLRI; this comes from the coding sequence ATGAATACCAGCATAATGCAAAACGCCTTAGGCGTCTCCCAACAAGATTGTCAGAATCTGCGCTACGAAGGTAATAACTTAGTTTTAGAAATCCAAACTCCAAAGGAAAAACTTTGTTGTCCTGTATGTGGAAGTCATAATATTAATCGTAACGGCAGTCATATTCGTCGCTTTGTAAGTGTTCCCATAGGTCTGAGCAAGACCTATCTGGACATGCGTGTACATCGTATTCAATGTCACGACTGCGGCTGTATCAAACAAGAAAACATCGACTTTGCGAAAGGAAAACGTCGGCACACTATAGCTTTTGCAAATATGGTGTTTGACCTGTCTCGCTTTGCAACAATTCAAGATATATCATGGTTCCTACAGGTATCCTGGGATGTAGTACGTAATATACAGATGGAGTTTCTACAGTCAAATTACTCTAACCCAGACCTTTCCATGTTAAGGCGTATTTCCATTGATGAGTTTGCCACTCATAAGGGGCATGTATACAAGACCATAGTTGTAGATTTGGATAATGGTCATATTGTTTATGTCGGTGATGGTAATGGCAAGAATGCTCTTGATGGATTTTGGGAACGGCTCGGCAAAGACAAAGAGCATATACAAGCAGTATGTACAGACCTTTCTGCCGCATATACACGAGCTGTAAGTGAGCATCTTCCCAATGCAGCACTTGTAGTAGACCACTTTCATGTAACCAAGCTTATGAACGAAAAGCTGGACTTGCTAAGGAGACAGTTATGGCATGAGGAAAAGGACATCAACAAGCGTAAAGTAATCAAAGGAACACGTTGGTTGTTACTCAGAAATGGAAATGATATCTTTGATCATGCACACAGAAATAGACTGGAGAACGCACTAAGCCTAAACCGTCCGCTAATGATTGCCTATTATCTCAAAGAAGATCTTAAGGAAATATGGAATCAGTGTAGTAAGCAAAAGGCTAAAGCTGTGTTGGATGAATGGGTAAAGCAAGCTATAGAATCCAAAATACAACCATTAATGAAAATGGCGTCAACTATTAGAGCATACAAGACATACATATTAGCATGGTATGACCATTATATAACAAACGGAACAATAGAAGGAATTAACAACAAAATAAAAGTTTTGAAAAGACAGATATATGGGTTCAGAAATGAAGAATACTTCAAATTAAGACTATATGCACTGCATGATAGGAGTCTACGCATTTAA
- a CDS encoding ATP-binding protein: protein MSKQRVSITDNSIKNGVTNDAKKAICEFIWNGFDAKAIHINIEYQSTELGAITHLYIIDDGEGINRSQLNETFGKYQDSIKKRSFQWSSQVKGHKGKGRYAFNCFATRADWTSIYSDGKNLIKHTISINAGDNHHFNDHSDSDKNYIVHNEKTGTIVSFANVSLNQSFFESKEFVDYLKKEYAVFLKLNGNKGKSIIINGKELDYNTIIADTDNKEIQIKDETNNKNYHFELTFIRWKEKIKENYSYYLALPLNA, encoded by the coding sequence ATGTCTAAGCAAAGAGTTTCAATTACAGATAATAGTATCAAAAATGGAGTGACGAATGATGCTAAAAAAGCTATATGTGAATTTATATGGAATGGTTTTGATGCAAAAGCTATTCATATTAATATTGAATACCAATCCACCGAATTAGGTGCAATAACTCATCTCTATATAATAGATGATGGCGAAGGAATAAATCGCAGTCAACTGAATGAGACATTTGGAAAATATCAAGACTCAATTAAAAAGCGTTCTTTCCAATGGAGTTCACAAGTAAAAGGACATAAAGGAAAGGGAAGATATGCTTTCAACTGTTTTGCAACTCGTGCTGATTGGACAAGTATTTATAGTGATGGTAAGAATTTGATTAAACACACAATATCAATCAATGCTGGAGACAATCATCATTTTAATGATCATAGCGACTCAGATAAAAATTATATTGTTCATAATGAAAAAACAGGAACCATTGTTTCATTTGCAAATGTTTCATTAAACCAATCCTTTTTTGAGTCAAAAGAATTTGTTGATTATTTAAAAAAAGAATATGCCGTTTTCCTAAAATTGAATGGAAACAAAGGTAAATCTATCATCATAAACGGTAAAGAATTAGATTATAATACAATTATTGCAGATACGGATAATAAGGAAATACAAATTAAGGATGAAACAAATAATAAAAACTATCATTTTGAATTAACTTTTATACGTTGGAAAGAAAAAATAAAAGAGAATTATAGTTATTATTTGGCTCTTCCGTTAAATGCGTAG
- a CDS encoding WG repeat-containing protein yields MKKIETQEGVYIIQEREHYGIINENNTIIIPCIYESIEYIPTDNIYLIRLNKKYGVLNTNFKTIVPPVYSGLYLWGKKFIAIIADGLSENFNWLWIYQKRKSYNAFYNPKYSLLDKDGQEIFHPRYDAITPVDESFATVTLGDYIGLINSCGIEIIPPIYDMEKDSMIEKIANGIEELKGRIHNKSNRYYRWELTDGKIREKRIFCFSQGNTLYVMDEEGTVFGSQQYLIIPRFDKTDSICNKDIINLLSNNDTEKIRKQDFDFSNIELFR; encoded by the coding sequence ATGAAAAAGATAGAAACGCAAGAAGGTGTTTACATCATTCAAGAGAGGGAACACTATGGCATCATCAACGAAAATAATACCATAATAATTCCTTGCATATATGAGTCTATAGAATATATTCCTACTGACAACATATATCTTATAAGATTAAATAAAAAGTATGGTGTTCTGAATACCAATTTTAAGACTATAGTTCCACCTGTTTACTCTGGATTATACCTATGGGGGAAAAAGTTTATTGCAATCATTGCTGATGGACTTTCTGAAAACTTCAACTGGCTTTGGATTTATCAAAAAAGAAAAAGTTACAACGCTTTTTATAATCCTAAATATTCACTGTTAGATAAAGATGGACAAGAAATCTTCCATCCACGCTATGACGCAATTACTCCTGTTGACGAATCATTTGCTACAGTAACACTTGGAGATTATATTGGCTTGATAAATAGTTGTGGAATAGAAATTATCCCTCCTATATATGATATGGAGAAAGATTCTATGATAGAAAAAATAGCAAATGGAATCGAAGAACTAAAGGGTCGAATTCATAATAAAAGCAATAGATATTATCGCTGGGAACTTACCGATGGAAAAATAAGAGAAAAGAGAATATTTTGTTTTTCCCAAGGGAATACTTTATACGTCATGGATGAAGAAGGCACTGTTTTTGGTAGTCAACAATACTTAATCATCCCAAGGTTTGATAAGACTGATAGTATTTGTAATAAAGACATCATAAATTTGTTAAGTAACAATGATACAGAAAAAATACGCAAACAGGATTTTGATTTTAGCAACATAGAACTATTCCGATAA
- a CDS encoding penicillin-binding transpeptidase domain-containing protein: protein MKKGIFNLLSMSILFFANQGYAQQINSHLQAKSTLQNHVSSILKENIKKIDAINGQIIIMDCKSGEIKAMVNLMNTKSGIKPAIRQLSEPTALMRTVSLLAVLEQGKVNLNDSIDTKAGMLDINGYLLKDYNWLRGGNGKTSVQQGFLLSSNIATYLTVKQAFGKEYDRFYKAITNMGYGLPQNSFKAILPSPYNDISLAEFVNGKNQQILPLQILTFYNAIANNGKMVKPTFHKRDTTIIKEQIASKENIATIQQLLIQKRLTTKVFSDKIPIVGEQGVAIVKEDGDNTVYCLQFCGYYPSDNPQYSIIVSLNKKGLSASGGMAGEITKQIVETNNFF from the coding sequence ATGAAAAAAGGGATATTTAACTTACTATCTATGAGTATATTATTCTTTGCCAACCAAGGGTATGCTCAACAGATTAATTCACATTTACAAGCTAAATCCACCTTACAAAATCATGTCAGTTCCATTTTAAAGGAGAATATCAAAAAGATAGATGCTATTAATGGACAGATAATAATAATGGATTGTAAGTCTGGAGAGATTAAGGCAATGGTAAACTTGATGAATACTAAATCAGGAATCAAGCCAGCAATAAGACAATTGTCAGAACCAACTGCCTTAATGCGTACAGTTTCATTATTAGCAGTATTAGAACAAGGTAAGGTAAACCTGAATGATAGTATTGATACTAAAGCAGGAATGCTTGATATAAACGGCTATCTGCTAAAAGATTACAACTGGCTTAGAGGAGGAAATGGAAAGACAAGCGTACAGCAAGGCTTTTTGTTATCATCAAACATCGCTACATACTTAACAGTTAAGCAAGCATTTGGCAAGGAGTATGACAGGTTCTATAAAGCCATTACTAATATGGGCTATGGTTTACCACAAAATAGCTTCAAAGCAATCTTACCAAGTCCCTACAATGACATTTCTCTTGCCGAGTTTGTAAATGGAAAGAATCAGCAGATATTACCTTTACAGATACTTACATTTTATAATGCCATAGCCAATAATGGTAAGATGGTAAAGCCCACTTTTCATAAGAGGGATACTACCATTATAAAAGAACAAATAGCAAGCAAGGAGAATATTGCCACTATCCAGCAATTACTTATACAAAAAAGACTTACTACCAAAGTCTTCTCTGATAAAATCCCCATTGTGGGAGAACAAGGAGTTGCCATTGTAAAGGAAGATGGAGATAACACAGTTTACTGCTTACAGTTCTGTGGCTACTATCCATCAGACAATCCACAATACAGCATCATCGTTTCTTTGAATAAGAAAGGATTATCAGCAAGTGGTGGAATGGCAGGAGAAATAACAAAACAAATAGTAGAAACAAACAACTTTTTTTGA
- a CDS encoding tyrosine-type recombinase/integrase has protein sequence MSLKYSNTTADYLEWSEAMNLIHKLTKDKNYKISLLIAIGCFTGLRISDILTLRWKQILGVSEFTITERKTGKQRTIRLNKELQLHIKDCYEHINPLGIAAPVLVSQKGTVFTVQRINVILKELKQRYRLKIKHFSCHSLRKTFGRQVYNMNSDNAELALIKLMELFNHSSVAITKRYLGLRKEEILETYDCLTF, from the coding sequence ATGAGTTTGAAATATAGCAACACAACGGCAGACTACCTTGAATGGTCAGAAGCCATGAACTTAATACATAAGCTGACAAAAGACAAGAACTATAAGATTTCGCTTCTTATAGCGATTGGTTGTTTTACAGGATTAAGAATATCTGATATTCTAACCTTACGATGGAAGCAGATACTTGGTGTTTCAGAGTTTACTATAACCGAACGTAAGACAGGTAAGCAACGAACTATACGCCTTAACAAAGAACTGCAATTGCATATTAAAGACTGTTACGAGCATATCAATCCTCTTGGCATTGCAGCTCCTGTCCTTGTTAGTCAGAAAGGTACAGTTTTCACCGTGCAACGCATCAACGTAATACTCAAAGAACTCAAACAGAGGTACAGACTGAAAATAAAACATTTCAGCTGTCATAGTTTGAGAAAGACATTTGGAAGACAAGTTTATAACATGAATAGTGACAATGCAGAACTGGCACTGATCAAGCTAATGGAGCTTTTCAACCATTCATCTGTAGCTATTACCAAACGGTATCTTGGATTACGTAAGGAAGAAATCTTGGAAACCTACGACTGTCTTACATTCTAA
- a CDS encoding JAB domain-containing protein yields MDMDFKVAEVTLQYKPTCKKQSKVFGSEEAYNILLPTFKEGTIEYREYAKVLYLNQVNEVIAYNTISEGGRTETAVDLRIILQGALLTNATQIIFAHNHPTGNLRPSPQDDMLTRELQKVCQIMRIRFTDHIIISVDSYYSYREEGRIL; encoded by the coding sequence ATGGACATGGATTTCAAGGTAGCAGAGGTAACGCTACAATACAAACCGACCTGCAAAAAACAAAGCAAGGTTTTTGGTTCAGAGGAAGCATATAATATCTTACTTCCTACATTCAAAGAGGGAACAATAGAGTACAGGGAATATGCTAAGGTGTTATATCTCAACCAAGTAAATGAAGTTATTGCTTATAACACGATTTCAGAGGGAGGACGGACAGAAACTGCCGTTGACCTGAGGATAATACTACAAGGGGCTTTACTGACCAATGCCACGCAAATAATATTTGCTCACAACCATCCAACTGGTAACTTAAGGCCCAGCCCACAGGATGATATGCTTACAAGAGAACTGCAGAAAGTTTGTCAGATTATGAGGATACGTTTTACTGACCATATAATCATATCAGTAGATAGCTATTACAGCTATCGTGAAGAAGGGAGGATATTGTGA
- a CDS encoding DUF3871 family protein: protein MNNVTLMPDVVAQNNRNFDFSNIEDAVIVDETSTNNSSVSFLEANTNAISLDELVSTCVVPTWGNQELTIAHQDFINCVHDAAKDFYHGEQINNPAIRVSHIVRGRTPNALGKKASELLECEKTQFYQRMAFAFTIPTIYETLNGQKLELCVGGVRNYNDLNLYRASKGVEKFSIFIGWRVNVCSNQVLTGDGVKLSIEVMSIRDLYKNVMELLYQFNPAKDIHLMQTLSNTSLTETQFAQIIGRMRMYQALPQGYTKQIPRLLITDSQVNSVCRGYYSNPDFGANDDSLSMWDFHNLLTESNKGSYIDTYLQRAVNATEVVVGINNALHGDEKYKWFIG from the coding sequence ATGAACAACGTAACATTAATGCCTGATGTTGTGGCACAGAACAACAGAAACTTTGATTTCAGTAACATTGAAGATGCTGTAATCGTTGATGAAACATCAACTAACAACAGTAGTGTTTCTTTCCTTGAAGCCAATACCAATGCTATCTCACTTGATGAACTTGTCAGTACATGTGTCGTACCAACTTGGGGTAATCAAGAACTGACCATTGCACATCAAGACTTTATTAACTGTGTACATGATGCTGCCAAAGACTTCTATCATGGCGAGCAGATAAATAATCCTGCTATCCGTGTTTCTCATATAGTAAGAGGTAGAACACCTAACGCATTAGGCAAGAAAGCATCTGAACTTTTAGAATGTGAAAAGACACAGTTCTATCAGCGTATGGCGTTTGCTTTTACTATCCCAACTATTTATGAAACCTTGAATGGTCAGAAACTTGAACTTTGTGTGGGTGGAGTGCGTAATTACAACGACCTCAACCTTTATAGGGCAAGTAAAGGTGTAGAGAAGTTCTCTATTTTTATAGGCTGGAGAGTAAACGTGTGCAGTAACCAAGTGCTAACAGGTGATGGTGTCAAACTATCTATCGAGGTCATGAGTATTCGTGACTTATATAAGAATGTGATGGAGTTACTCTATCAATTTAATCCAGCTAAGGATATACACCTAATGCAGACTCTCTCAAATACTTCTCTCACAGAAACACAGTTTGCACAGATAATAGGCAGAATGAGAATGTACCAAGCCTTACCGCAAGGATATACCAAACAGATACCACGCTTGCTGATTACGGACAGCCAAGTGAACAGCGTATGTCGTGGCTATTACAGCAATCCTGATTTTGGTGCCAACGACGACAGTCTGTCTATGTGGGACTTCCACAATCTGCTTACGGAATCCAACAAGGGAAGTTATATTGACACCTACTTGCAGAGAGCGGTAAATGCCACGGAGGTAGTGGTTGGCATCAACAATGCCCTACATGGTGATGAGAAATATAAATGGTTCATTGGATAA
- a CDS encoding DEAD/DEAH box helicase family protein: protein MEKKFEISVSYGKVQHLSEVLPLIPTNTILCKTLTGIGATYGEIRSARNSIIIEPNRPVIYGKCRAPKHKNDNLFGVYEGIYTQDIVNYIIKSQDMNKKIKILTTPESFYKVRTAFEQMGIDIRTDGYFLLFDECQKIVKDCGYRKNISLPMDFFFECQDKAMVSATPPSEFADSRFENFDILIIHPDFNYKKTITVCTTNNVLERTRQLLLQLDERPVFFFVNSTDIILAMMEQLGLRDQSAVFCSADSVDKLKSQKFSNAHENWEKKYMAKYNWMTSRFYNAMDIELNENPNVVMITDCYTADYTMIDPYMDAVQITGRFRNGTNAIYHISNFDKRIPIKDKKSIIIRYQCDKEIYENFRTFKNCETDINRRAAFNDAMNVLPYNRFLNDYSKEDAFKIDNYIHEELVRVMYHDYTRLYQGYNECGYFEVTTSNITYRYGDYDRLKITNNTLPIKDIRKRIVDQLEALKEDETEMAMQFRDELRHIDSFIVKAWEVLGKQTIEELNYNSKLIREKIILTLHEKKAKSSDVIRMVYNSFTSRHWYASSFIKQELKRIHNSLGVPKSKAITAKDICQYFEATEKRKAKERGYYLISLKFTTE, encoded by the coding sequence ATGGAGAAGAAATTTGAAATCTCAGTGAGTTACGGCAAGGTACAACATCTTTCAGAAGTCCTGCCATTGATTCCAACAAATACAATCCTTTGCAAGACACTTACTGGCATAGGAGCAACTTACGGAGAAATTCGGTCTGCCAGAAACTCTATCATCATAGAGCCGAACAGACCTGTTATATATGGGAAGTGTCGTGCCCCAAAACATAAAAATGACAATCTGTTTGGAGTTTACGAGGGCATCTATACCCAAGACATTGTTAACTACATCATAAAATCTCAAGACATGAACAAGAAGATAAAGATACTGACCACTCCCGAGAGCTTCTACAAGGTGAGAACAGCATTTGAACAGATGGGGATAGATATTCGGACAGACGGTTATTTCCTATTGTTCGATGAGTGCCAGAAGATTGTTAAAGACTGTGGCTATCGTAAAAACATATCACTGCCAATGGATTTCTTCTTTGAGTGTCAAGACAAAGCTATGGTTTCTGCTACACCTCCATCAGAGTTTGCAGACTCACGGTTTGAGAATTTTGATATTCTCATCATCCATCCCGACTTCAACTACAAAAAAACGATAACGGTTTGTACCACCAACAATGTACTGGAGAGAACACGGCAGTTGTTACTACAACTGGACGAGCGACCAGTTTTCTTTTTCGTAAACTCCACGGACATTATCCTTGCTATGATGGAACAACTTGGATTAAGGGATCAATCAGCGGTGTTCTGTTCTGCCGACAGTGTGGATAAACTGAAATCACAGAAGTTTAGCAACGCACACGAAAACTGGGAGAAGAAATACATGGCAAAATACAACTGGATGACAAGCCGTTTTTACAATGCTATGGATATAGAGTTGAATGAAAATCCAAATGTTGTGATGATTACCGATTGTTACACCGCTGATTACACAATGATAGACCCTTATATGGATGCAGTGCAGATAACAGGGAGATTTCGTAATGGAACTAACGCCATCTACCATATCAGTAATTTCGATAAAAGAATCCCAATAAAAGACAAGAAGAGCATTATCATACGGTATCAATGCGATAAGGAAATATATGAGAACTTTAGAACATTCAAGAACTGTGAAACAGATATCAACCGAAGGGCGGCTTTCAATGATGCTATGAATGTGTTGCCTTACAATAGATTCCTTAACGATTACAGCAAAGAGGATGCTTTCAAGATAGACAACTATATCCACGAAGAATTGGTAAGGGTGATGTACCATGATTATACACGTCTCTATCAAGGATATAATGAATGTGGATATTTTGAAGTAACCACCTCAAACATAACTTATAGATACGGTGATTATGATCGATTGAAAATTACAAATAATACTTTGCCTATCAAAGATATACGGAAACGAATTGTAGACCAGTTGGAAGCTCTAAAAGAAGACGAGACAGAAATGGCAATGCAATTCCGAGATGAACTTCGTCACATAGATTCTTTCATAGTAAAAGCATGGGAGGTGTTAGGGAAACAGACGATTGAGGAACTTAATTATAATTCTAAATTAATTAGGGAGAAGATAATACTTACCTTACATGAGAAGAAGGCTAAATCTTCAGATGTAATTAGAATGGTCTATAATTCGTTTACTTCAAGGCATTGGTATGCTTCTTCTTTTATAAAGCAAGAGCTGAAGCGGATACACAATTCATTAGGAGTTCCCAAGAGTAAAGCTATCACTGCAAAAGATATATGTCAATACTTCGAAGCTACAGAGAAACGGAAAGCAAAAGAAAGAGGTTATTACCTCATCAGTCTGAAATTTACTACAGAATGA
- a CDS encoding phage integrase SAM-like domain-containing protein: protein MLTIKAEIQRDKLRQDGSYNVRIRFTKDRKVKRISTSLFATKADLTDRFTIKEDSLIKQEADILILHYRKMFNEMHLETETLDVNEIVDRLNSRDKSDKPVDFIQFAKEWIANSTLKGAVNYTSALNSLIRFNKSEKLYTHQITSEFLQEFMAFLLHESKERAEQLKKKGKRVPSTRSTSLYLMSIRRLFKEAVKQYNKPDQGLIRIKNTPFAYFQIPKQESTRKRAITAELIRKIEQLPYQTVYKGIHHTNRFNLAKDCFILSFCMMGINSVDLFNATEYDGNTLTYYRTKTRDRRMDKAKMIVTVPKILHPLFEKYKDTTGKRIFNFYQNYVNEKAFNKAINKGLKEIGSILKIEDLEYYAARHSWATIALNKVGVSKYVVHEALNHIDESMRVTDIYIERDFSNENKANAKVVKYVFGK from the coding sequence ATGCTGACAATTAAAGCAGAGATTCAGAGAGACAAGTTAAGGCAGGATGGCAGTTACAACGTCCGCATCAGGTTTACGAAAGACCGTAAGGTAAAACGTATTTCCACAAGTCTGTTTGCAACAAAAGCCGATTTAACTGACAGGTTTACTATCAAGGAAGATTCTCTTATCAAGCAGGAAGCGGACATACTTATCCTTCATTACCGTAAGATGTTTAACGAAATGCACTTAGAAACAGAGACGCTTGATGTAAACGAGATTGTAGATCGACTGAACAGCAGGGACAAAAGCGACAAACCAGTAGATTTTATCCAGTTCGCTAAGGAATGGATTGCCAATTCCACGTTAAAGGGAGCAGTCAACTACACCTCCGCACTTAACAGCCTCATCCGATTCAACAAAAGTGAGAAGCTGTACACGCATCAAATTACAAGTGAATTCCTGCAAGAGTTTATGGCATTCTTACTCCATGAAAGTAAGGAACGAGCGGAACAACTGAAGAAGAAAGGCAAGCGTGTTCCCTCTACTCGCAGCACCTCCCTTTACTTGATGAGCATTCGTAGATTGTTTAAGGAGGCTGTAAAGCAATACAACAAGCCAGACCAAGGGCTAATCCGTATCAAGAATACCCCATTTGCTTATTTCCAAATCCCCAAACAGGAATCAACACGAAAAAGAGCTATCACAGCAGAATTAATCCGTAAGATAGAGCAGTTACCGTATCAGACTGTTTATAAAGGCATACACCACACCAACCGCTTCAATCTCGCAAAGGATTGTTTTATCCTCTCATTTTGCATGATGGGAATAAACTCTGTGGATTTATTTAACGCAACCGAATATGATGGTAATACGCTTACTTACTATCGTACTAAGACGAGAGACAGGAGAATGGATAAAGCTAAGATGATAGTAACAGTTCCTAAGATATTGCATCCTTTATTTGAGAAGTACAAGGATACAACAGGCAAACGGATATTCAATTTCTACCAGAATTATGTCAATGAGAAAGCCTTTAACAAAGCCATCAACAAGGGATTGAAAGAGATTGGTAGTATTCTTAAAATTGAGGATTTAGAATATTATGCTGCACGCCATTCTTGGGCTACCATTGCCCTTAACAAGGTCGGAGTAAGCAAATACGTGGTACACGAAGCCCTCAATCATATTGACGAATCTATGCGAGTAACCGACATTTATATTGAACGTGACTTCTCAAATGAGAACAAGGCAAATGCAAAAGTCGTAAAATACGTGTTTGGGAAATAA
- a CDS encoding helix-turn-helix transcriptional regulator — MKKLLEMLKSARVKNGYSQEYLSVILKVSSSRISRWERGKTAMTLEQILMYASKVGIPSTKIFEFLARNGQPGPLPIAEIHLEVFTEEAFRRLSQLVSELGIEHVTIKTKRLR; from the coding sequence ATGAAAAAGTTATTGGAAATGCTGAAGTCAGCAAGAGTGAAAAATGGTTATTCGCAGGAGTATCTGTCTGTTATTCTGAAAGTTAGTTCGAGTCGAATCTCGCGCTGGGAAAGAGGAAAGACAGCAATGACTCTTGAACAAATTCTGATGTACGCTTCAAAGGTGGGCATCCCGTCTACCAAAATATTTGAGTTTCTTGCACGTAATGGGCAGCCCGGTCCTTTACCTATAGCAGAAATTCATCTGGAGGTTTTTACTGAGGAAGCATTCAGAAGACTTTCACAGTTAGTCAGTGAACTTGGAATAGAACATGTAACAATTAAAACCAAACGATTACGCTGA
- a CDS encoding DNA-binding protein, translating to MEIIAVESQAYQELIDKLNRIEQYVERTSRLIQDIDDELEMTTKDLIGTLNVSESTLYRWRKKQLVRYRYTEGGDVRYFFKSIVIATKCNRLRISGMRNDEVLGRLNRFKDNLIMSSCLNPKNRQL from the coding sequence ATGGAAATAATAGCAGTAGAAAGCCAAGCCTATCAAGAACTGATAGACAAGCTCAATCGTATTGAGCAGTATGTTGAGCGCACCTCCCGTCTTATTCAAGACATTGACGACGAGCTGGAGATGACCACGAAAGACCTTATCGGGACTCTGAATGTTTCAGAGTCCACCCTTTACCGCTGGCGCAAGAAGCAGCTAGTGCGTTACCGCTACACGGAGGGTGGCGATGTGCGCTACTTCTTCAAGTCTATCGTGATAGCCACGAAATGTAACCGACTCCGCATATCAGGTATGAGAAACGATGAGGTTCTTGGGCGGCTCAACCGTTTCAAGGACAATCTCATCATGAGTTCATGTCTTAATCCTAAAAACCGACAATTATGA